A genomic window from Carassius auratus strain Wakin chromosome 45, ASM336829v1, whole genome shotgun sequence includes:
- the LOC113062673 gene encoding costars family protein ABRACL-like, whose product MISSPAELSSNPAPALISCSFQIEVTLLVDEIRRLGSKNADGKISVKFGVLFNDDQCANLFEALVGTLKAAKRKKVITFEGELLLQGVHDNVDVILLQD is encoded by the exons ATGATAA gcagccctgcagagttaagttctaaccctgctccagcacttatatcatgtagttttcaaatagaAGTTACACTGCTCGTTGATGAGATCCGTCGATTGGGCAGTAAAA ATGCAGATGGGAAGATCAGCGTCAAATTTGGAGTCTTGTTTAATGATGACCAGTGCGCCAACCTCTTTGAAGCTCTGGTCGGAACGCTGAAAGCGGCCAAGCGAAAGAAGGTCATCACGTTCGAAGGGGAGCTCTTACTGCAAGGAGTACATGACAACGTTGATGTCATATTACTGCAGGACTGA
- the LOC113062871 gene encoding mitochondrial uncoupling protein 4-like gives MSPVQENSRWPRVSKFTLSACAATVAELVTFPLDLTKTRLQVQGEGGSRHHGGNVQPPKYRGMLSTALGIVREEGPLKLWQGVTPAIYRHIVYSGGRMLAYEQLRESVLGRSEDGVFPVWKAVIGSMISGALGQFIASPTDLVKVQMQMEGRRRLEGKPPRVHGVYHAFTKIVAEGGIRGLWAGWVPNVQRAALVNLGDLMTYDTVKHFLLRNTSIPDNSICHGLASVCSGLVAAIMGTPADVVKTRVMNQPRDSNGRGLLYKSSTDCLVQSVRKEGFFSLYKGFLPTWFRMAPWSLTFWLTFEQMRRAMGISSF, from the exons ATGTCTCCTGTACAAGAAAATTCGCGATGGCCCCGAGTATCAAAGTTCACTCTGTCAGCATGTGCTGCAACTGTTGCAGAGTTAG tcacATTTCCTCTGGACCTTACCAAAACCAGACTTCAGGTACAGGGTGAAGGTGGTTCACGACATCATGGTGGAAATGTACAGCCTCCAAAATACAGGGGCATGCTGAGCACAGCTCTAGGTATAGTGCGAGAAGAGGGGCCCTTGAAACTGTGGCAAGGGGTCACACCAGCTATCTACAGACATATAG TGTATTCAGGCGGCAGGATGTTAGCTTATGAACAGCTCAGGGAATCTGTCCTGGGAAGATCTGAAGATGGCGTTTTTCCAGTATG GAAAGCAGTGATCGGCAGTATGATATCAGGTGCCTTGGGCCAGTTCATCGCTAGTCCGACAGATCTAGTGAAGGTTCAGATGCAAATGGAGGGCAGGCGTCGTCTAGAAGGGAAGCCGCCAAG agtACATGGGGTTTACCACGCATTTACAAAGATCGTAGCAGAGGGAGGAATACGAGGCCTTTGGGCTGGATGGGTTCCCAACGTTCAGAGAGCTGCACTGGTCAATTTAGGAG ATCTCATGACATACGATACCGTAAAGCATTTTCTGCTGAGAAACACCTCCATACCAGACAACAGCATTTGTCACGGATTGGCCAG cGTATGCTCAGGATTGGTTGCAGCTATTATGGGAACACCAGCTGATGTGGTGAAAACTAGAGTAATGAACCAGCCACGGGATTCAAATGGGAG GGGTCTTCTCTACAAGTCTTCTACTGACTGTCTGGTTCAGTCTGTGAGAAAAGAAGGATTTTTTTCCCTCTATAAAGGATTTCTACCAACTTGGTTTAGAATG GCTCCCTGGTCTTTGACTTTCTGGCTTACATTTGAGCAAATGAGACGAGCAATGGGCATCAGCTCGTTTTGA
- the LOC113062872 gene encoding putative peptidyl-tRNA hydrolase PTRHD1: MATLSSGSSRRLVQYVIVRSDLIHTLSWPLGAVITQACHAATAAIHLHYSDSDTQEYLAELDSMHKVVLQAPDEASLSALASSLLEKDIAHKLWMEQPENIPTCLALKPYPKDAVQPFLKKFKLFK; this comes from the exons ATGGCAACGCTGAGCAGCGGCTCGTCTCGGCGTTTAGTCCAGTATGTCATCGTCCGATCAGACCTTATTCACACTTTGTCGTGGCCTTTAGGGGCGGTTATTACTCAAGCCTGTCACGCGGCCACTGCTGCTATACATTTACACTACAGTGACTCTGATACTCAGGAGTATCTGGCAGAACTGGACAGCATGCACAAAGTAGTGCTGCAG GCACCAGATGAGGCATCTCTCTCCGCTCTTGCCAGTAGTCTACTAGAAAAAGACATTGCACATAAGCTATGGATGGAGCAGCCAGAGAATATCCCCACATGTCTGGCATTGAAGCCTTACCCTAAAGATGCCGTGCAGCCATTTCTAAAAAAGTTCAAGCTTTTCAAATGA
- the LOC113062870 gene encoding nuclear receptor coactivator 1-like has product MLKMSAAGENALDPDTPESRKRKGSPCDTSGLSVEKRRRELECRYIDELAELLSANMSDIASLNVKPDKCHILKSTVDQIQQIKRREQEKAALMSPDDEVQKSDISSSSQGMMEKEALGPLLLEALGGFFFAVNREGRIVFVSENVISYLGYTQEELMTSSVYSILHVGDHNEFVRNLLPKSLVNGVPWPQEQGRRNSHTFNCRLLKRPPDEVDSENQEARQQYELMQCFTVSQPRAVQEEGEDLQSCLICIACRIPHPPQIPVSTESFITKQDPTGKIISIETSALRATGRPGWEDLVRKCIYAFFQPQGNEPSHAKKLLHEVMTHGMAISPLYHFKLSDGTSLSAQTRCKFCCPPNPDVQPFIMGIHTIDREHNTASSQENTTPSLLSPAAPASRSPALQTSSDLSLHLNNSNGTCATPGPPTPTPPGYLTPSRVGPSQQVSSPSPLGSPLTATPTSFMSPRPLRGSPGLASSPRVPSHPFSPSAPGIHSPAGGLTRQQSGGDSISFSLPSPLPPRQTPTPSSSPALQPPAKPPEASADEPKATAVGNPKLNQLLDGAPEHDSQPRPAPGTQCPASHSTLTERHKILHRLLQDSSPADAGKEPDVKKEPPTSPNAALVARGNGKETQDHQLLRFLLDTDEKDLEDLPPPAVFSLHTVKVKAEKKGSRENVPCAAAAAATTVSAVACSPQSSDKPSPQFPSTDLDTLNQLLPTLRSSVGGKAAEEPVLVQPSEDNISIGLNVKRESPGTSSQSFPDGSNLSNQSSFEFCDPSTPNQGQVQVSDLGQTDPFQPPKESSSPFANSTSLNSFNTNTGLAKLELSESQQFQPLSLAEPMTFDSSLGNQTQTPLSSPQEQCVPCPLDEMLCPPTTPEGCNDEKALLEQLVTFLSRTDESELAELDRALGIDKIVQGGCLEPVTQTFPQSQPPTPVPMDPKLPSYPSQFPTSPSQFPAEMGTAQGMSFGAPRMAFPGNVGVTVRPGMNRAPGVPNQLRLPPNQLRLQLQQRLQGPQQLQNRLAAMGQFPQGGHVAMGMRQGMQQPQMPSQPPLNAQMMAQRQRELYSFQHRQRQLMQQKVLLMRQGMNTGPLGAQRVPKSPQQQQPPQQQQFGFSPGYNAVPGNTPTSPSHFNPMGGPLDPKLPTRVGMGNQGIMGGIQGQFGGPVNTPVQQGLFQQFGGSGMIQQADPSFAPELSPTSPLLSPQNSASQNPLLQQAQPPPGYQSPDIKNWQQGAMGNNSMYNQAGQPVSQSFGQQGVYNNMSITVSMAGGSGAVSTLPPIGPSVGMGNNNLGNVTSMCNDQVQQVQVFADVQCTVNLVGSDSYLNQSGPMGSQKGPSGTPTAQAQQKSLLQQLLTE; this is encoded by the exons ATGCTGAAAATGAGTGCTGCAGGGGAGAATGCCCTTGACCCTGACACCCCAGAATCACGGAAGAGGAAGGGTTCGCCATGTGATACCTCTGGTCTCAG TGTGGAGAAGAGACGGCGGGAGCTGGAATGCCGCTACATTGACGAACTGGCTGAGTTACTGTCAGCCAACATGAGTGACATTGCCAGCTTGAACGTGAAGCCGGACAAATGCCACATCTTAAAGAGCACCGTGGACCAGATCCAGCAGATCAAACGGCGCGAGCAGG AGAAAGCAGCTCTGATGTCTCCAGATGATGAGGTGCAAAAGAGTGACATATCGTCAAGCAGTCAGGGCATGATGGAGAAGGAAGCCCTTGGGCCACTTCTCTTGGAG GCCCTGGGTGGCTTCTTTTTCGCCGTGAACCGTGAGGGGCgcattgtgtttgtgtctgagaaCGTCATCAGTTATCTGGGTTATACCCAGGAAGAGCTGATGACCTCCAGCGTCTACAGCATCCTACATGTGGGTGATCACAACGAGTTTGTGCGCAACCTGCTACCCAAGAGCCTTG taaaTGGTGTGCCATGGCCTCAGGAGCAAGGCCGAAGGAACAGCCACACGTTTAACTGCAGGTTGCTGAAAAGACCTCCAGACGAGGTGGACTCAGAGAACCAGGAGGCCCGACAACAGTATGAGCTCATGCAGTGCTTCACGGTCTCTCAGCCCAGAGCGGTGCAGGAGGAGGGCGAGG ACCTGCAGAGCTGTTTGATCTGTATAGCATGCCGAATACCCCATCCACCTCAGATCCCTGTCAGTACAGAGTCCTTCATCACCAAGCAGGACCCTACAG GGAAAATCATCTCTATTGAGACGAGTGCTCTGAGGGCCACAGGCCGACCAGGTTGGGAGGACCTGGTCAGGAAGTGCATCTACGCATTCTTCCAGCCTCAGGGCAATGAGCCCTCCCATGCCAAGAAGCTGCTTCATGAGG TGATGACCCACGGCATGGCCATCAGTCCTCTGTACCATTTCAAACTGAGTGACGGGACGTCCCTCAGTGCGCAGACACGCTGCAAATTCTGCTGCCCCCCAAACCCAGACGTACAGCCCTTCATCATGGGCATTCACACTATAGACAG GGAACACAACACTGCTAGCTCTCAGGAAAACACTACCCCTAGCCTTCTGTCTCCTGCTGCCCCAGCCTCCCGCTCACCTGCCCTGCAGACCTCCAGTGACCTCAGCCTCCATCTCAACAACAGCAATGGCACCTGTGCCACTCCTGGACCCCCAACACCCACTCCGCCAGGCTACCTGACGCCCAGCCGCGTTGGGCCATCCCAGCAGGTCAGCAGCCCCTCTCCACTTGGCAGCCCTCTCACTGCCACCCCTACCTCATTCATGTCGCCTCGACCTCTACGGGGCAGCCCAGGCCTGGCCAGCAGCCCACGTGTGCCCAGCCATCCCTTTTCCCCCTCTGCGCCTGGCATCCACTCGCCCGCTGGCGGACTGACCAGGCAGCAGTCTGGTGGCGACAGCATCagtttctctctcccctctccctTACCCCCCAGACAGACTCCAACCCCTAGTAGCTCCCCAGCACTTCAGCCCCCGGCCAAACCGCCGGAAGCGTCCGCTGATGAGCCAAAAGCTACTGCGGTGGGCAACCCCAAACTTAACCAGCTTTTGGACGGTGCCCCTGAACATGACTCCCAACCCCGTCCCGCACCCGGGACCCAGTGTCCGGCTTCTCACAGTACTCTGACTGAGCGGCATAAGATTCTGCACCGCCTGCTCCAGGACAGCAGCCCTGCAGATGCAGGCAAGGAGCCCGACGTCAAGAAAGAGCCCCCGACCAGTCCCAACGCGGCCTTGGTGGCACGGGGAAATGGGAAGGAAACCCAGGACCACCAGCTGCTGCGCTTTCTGCTGGATACGGATGAGAAGGACCTGGAGGACTTGCCGCCTCCAGCCGTCTTTAGCCTCCATACGGTCAAGGTAAAGGCAGAGAAGAAAGGGAGCAGAGAGAATGTGCCCTGtgccgctgctgctgccgccacCACCGTGTCTGCAGTCGCTTGCTCGCCTCAATCCAGTGACAAGCCCAGCCCG CAGTTTCCCAGCACCGATCTGGACACTTTGAACCAGCTCTTGCCCACTTTGAGAAGCTCTGTGGGAGGTAAAGCAGCAGAGGAGCCAGTGCTCGTCCAGCCCAGTGAGGACAACATTTCCATCGGGTTGAATGTGAAGAGAGAGTCACCAGGAACATCAAGCCAAT CATTCCCTGATGGATCAAACCTCTCAAATCAGTCCTCTTTTGAGTTCTGTGACCCCTCTACACCAAACCAGGGTCAGGTCCAGGTGTCGGATCTTGGGCAGACAGACCCATTTCAGCCACCCAAGGAGAGCAGCAGCCCCTTTGCCAATTCAACCAGCCTCAACTCTTTCAACACCAACACAG GTCTGGCCAAGCTGGAGCTTTCCGAGTCCCAGCAGTTCCAGCCCTTGTCCCTGGCTGAACCAATGACCTTCGATAGCAGCTTGGGCAACCAGACACAGACCCCTCTGTCCTCTCCTCAAGA GCAGTGTGTTCCGTGTCCGCTGGATGAGATGCTGTGTCCACCCACCACACCTGAGGGCTGTAACGACGAGAAGGCCCTGCTGGAGCAGCTGGTCACTTTCTTGAGCCGCACTGACGAGAGTGAGTTGGCCGAGCTGGACAGAGCATTGGGCATCGACAAGATTGTTCAA GGTGGATGCCTCGAACCTGTCACCCAGACCTTTCCTCAGTCTCAGCCTCCAACACCTGTTCCTATGGACCCCAAGCTGCCTAGCTACCCCTCTCAGTTCCCCACCTCACCCTCACAGTTTCCTGCTGAGATGGGCACAGCACAGGGCATGAGTTTCGGGGCCCCACGGATGGCGTTTCCAGGCAACGTGGGAGTGACGGTGCGGCCCGGCATGAACCGAGCTCCTGGTGTGCCCAACCAGCTGCGGCTACCTCCCAACCAGCTGAGACTCCAGCTCCAGCAACGTTTGCAAGGCCCGCAGCAG CTCCAGAACAGGCTTGCGGCCATGGGTCAGTTCCCACAAGGGGGGCATGTTGCCATGGGGATGCGTCAGGGCATGCAGCAGCCTCAGATGCCCTCTCAG CCTCCACTCAATGCTCAAATGATGGCCCAGCGGCAACGGGAGCTTTATAGTTTCCAGCACCGCCAGCGGCAGCTTATGCAGCAGAAGGTATTGCTGATGAGGCAGGGGATGAACACAGGACCTCTGGGGGCTCAGCGAGTTCCTAAGAGCCCGCAGCAGCAACAGCCACCACAGCAGCAGCAGTTCGGTTTTTCTCCAGGCTACAATGCCGTGCCTGGAAACACGCCTACCTCCCCAAGCCATTTTAACCCCATGGGAGGACCTCTGGACCCCAAGCTACCTACCAGGGTGGGCATGGGAAACCAAGGCATTATGGGAGGCATTCAAGGGCAATTTGGTGGGCCTGTGAACACTCCTGTTCAACAGGGACTTTTCCAGCAGTTTGGGGGATCTG GCATGATCCAGCAAGCAGATCCATCCTTCGCTCCTGAGCTTAGTCCAACCAGCCCCCTGCTTTCACCTCAGAACTCAGCCTCCCAGAATCCTCTGCTCCAGCAAGCGCAGCCTCCACCTGGTTATCAGTCACCTGACATAAAGAATTGGCAGCAAGGGGCCATGGGCAACAACAG TATGTATAACCAGGCAGGCCAGCCTGTCTCTCAGAGCTTTGGGCAGCAAGGCGTGTATAACAACATGAGCATCACCGTGTCAATGGCTGGAGGGTCAGGAGCGGTGAGCACTCTACCTCCTATTGGACCATCTGTCGGCATGGGCAACAATAACCTTGGCAACGTCACTTCAATGTGTAACGATCAG GTACAGCAGGTTCAGGTGTTCGCTGATGTCCAGTGCACGGTAAACCTGGTGGGAAGTGACTCCTATCTTAACCAGTCGGGGCCCATGGGGTCCCAGAAGGGCCCGAGCGGGACCCCCACAGCCCAGGCTCAGCAGAAAAGCCTCCTTCAGCAGCTCCTGACCGAGTGA